atatcaaataaatatcattagattaattacgaaatatctttgttgaatttgcaagaaccttgcagcgaggagcaagtgcctcctcagtctaatgcagagcagaggagccactgatacaaacaggtatggactaataacacaactaattggattattattagaaactcttggagatgctctaagcacccaatcttgaagaacgagcatctcgcaaacttgaagcaccccaatcgagtatggagcccctAAACAGGAAAGAACCAGATGATTACAGATTTTATGTTAACATAAGATCTACAAGAAGATCTGCAATCATCTAGGCAAGCTCATGTTCAACGGTAGCACCTtgcaaaggatggagaaggagcacctcacAAAACTTGCACCAGCACCTCTAGGCGATGAAGAAAGATGATTGGCTCACAAGTGTGTGGATTCGAGagtgtggattgagcccaagaggtgcatccaGACCTGGATTAAATAGGCTAGccgaagatggagaagtgcaagtaatggtgatgcaactagTTGGGAATTAACTCACTCTAACTTTACCGCTGATAGACCAAATCTGACCGAGCCGATAGACCAAATCTAACCGAGCTAGACACATCTCACTCTTCACTctttagtctgcccctcgactattgtgactgcttggattggaatcaaataagtacagaaaagaccaaTCACAACtacaccaggcattcaagtcacAAGCGTGTCAGAAGCTcttttctcgattcacttcttgtgtccaacTTTCCTGCCGCATTTGCTTCACTCTAATATTTTACTATGCTCGTAAGAAAGTCTGATGCGGAACATTTCATCTCACTGGACATAATACAGTATAGAGTTGTGAGTAAAACTATCGCCTAcagagtggctttgatctgtgttgaacccaactcatgttacttttgtgtatttgataagatttgttaaACTTACAACAACCATGCATCaaatattatttttatttagAATTTTTATACTTCACAGGATCACACATGGTCTGACCatctaaaatcttgactacccaGACAACGTTGTTTTGCATTATCACGCAGGCATGCACGGGGGGTGGAGTCAGCAGCCTGTTACAGCAGGGGACGTCGCTTTTGGCCTGTCGCAATGATGTGATAGGACGAAGCCCCACCGCCCACCCACGCAAATGTCTCAGGCGTGGGGTGGTCGACGGGCCCCAAACTACAGCAGTAGAGATAAGGGGCAAGAGGAAAGGTTATACACCTATTGCCTTCTCTCTCCAGAGCTCctaattccatcccaaagcttttgccttccaccctactatGCCACCGATGCCTCCTGCCAGGACCATGGCAGAGCCAACGAGGTCATCTGTCGATGGGGAGGCCCCAGAGGCCTTCCACATCAGCAATCCTCCACCGACAGACAGACCTCTCGTCGATGTGGTCTCTCACCTGCTAGTTCCCCTttggaggtggatcatcaccaTACCGTtattcatgttgtttatcttcatttaactagactatgcgagcaatgctcacaccagtatttgtgttcatgctgtttaatttaactactatttggaatttgcctactaCGTCAATAGGAGGACGTGGGCGTGATGGCATCCCGAGCCTCGTTGGTCCTGGAGCCTAGTTCTTTGTTCATGGTCTCACTTAGAAAGTGGGCCCACAAGGCATCCCCCGATGGAGGCAGACGCCCGAGATTCCATGCCATGCTACATCGGTCAGTTCGATAAAAGTCGTTTGCCTTCCTCCATGGCGGTGCATTGTGCAGCACTTCCTCCATGGCGGTGCCATCCCCGATCGTGGGGCTTTCCCCCGGTGGTGTCAGAGACTCGTCCTGTCGCCGCTTGCCGCCGCCAAGCCCATCTATCCCTACACAACCCTCTAGTTCTAAAGTGGGCGAATGGTCCGAAGAGCGTGAATCCTCAGACGACATAGAGTActatcaattattgaaggattaccatGAGGCCCAAGTGGATTTGTCATCGACCAAGCTGAACGCCAGATGCTGCGCGCTGAGCTAGACGCCGCACACGATGCACTTCAGTTTCCCATGACTAAGGTCTCCAAGGCACGAGTCGACTAGGAGATCCACCTAGAGCAGGGCCAAAACATGATGAACATTCTTGTAGATCTAAGGACGTGGGTCAATACCCTCATCCTATGCGTGCAAATCACCATTAACTCGGGCTTCCCTATGCGAGCAGTGGATAATCTGTTCATCGTAGAGGAGCTATTCTAAGCCCTGTCAGCCGGCCTTTGAGCCATGGTGATCGAAGTCATTCGTTAGGGGGCTACCGTGGCGATGGCTACTGCCCAGCTTCATATTGGTGCAACAGTTAACATTTGGGTGGCGGAGCAGGGTTTTGCGCCAGAATCGAAGGATGATGACATCATCAATCTAGTCGAGAGTTTCGAGCCAGCCGCCAACGCCATCTTACGGAAGGTGGATGTGGATGAGATTTTGCACGCCCGCCTTGACCCTTGATCTGTGGGACAtaccagtagtactagtagtcatgactaggtttgatctatgggacgcccttgtgaatatgtgaactcttatttgcatgcatgtctgtgtGAACTTTTGCTGGACTTTGTATTAAGTGGGTCaaactctgttgagcgtggtgtagcttaGGTCGTTTGATCATTTTGTAGCTAGTTTCTTTTCACTGCAAATTTTTTTCTGGTTGTCTTTGATCTAAAacttaatttgctaaacattcatgaccgcctttgatctttgttaaagccaactcatgtctttgaCAAAATTTGTCGAATTTAAAAGAACCAtgtagcgaggagttcatctgaacaagtctcgccTCGATCTAATGCAGAACGGAGGAGCCAAAGCTGTTGACTTTAACTATGAATGCGAGAAAGTTCGGCCGCTACGTGTTTGATATTGTAGGATAGTAGAGTGTCGTAACAATTAGTCTACCCCTCGACTatcgtgactgcttggattggagtgaaataagtatagaaaagacctatgatgaccgcaccaggcattcaagtctcaaacgtgtcatggtggtcaacaTGTGCAGCTTAGAAATTAGTGGCCTCactcatgtgaatgatggacacaaagcattgatttgctttcgatgccttctttttgtttggaatcaaatggataacttggttgtcaacaaggagaagacatagaaagcaaacatatgagttgTATCCAAATACATCCAACAGCCATATAGACATCATTAGCACAGAAATGTGGactcagatatgttacaagttcaaaataccataaggactcactggtggcactGGGGCATACGaaacagaaatgtagaatcaagcaagcactggaaagaaaaaatagtttaaggcagaagcgaagggcctgtttgtttgcctaAACAGATCTACAAGTGACACGCGCCGGCAAAAACCaactagtgccacctcctagttcttttcatcatcattggcctaaccaaATCTGAAAcgctacaatgtttcttgtatacctcatgttacAGTGAAGCAAAcaggaaaaggcgagaaaggagacctgCAGATCGAATTTGTCACCTCTACCATGACACACGATGGATACGGACGCCAATGCCGCCGTGCTCCACTAGGAAGACccaccgcctagcctccaaaaggacgcttgagccaccacagcacactgGGGATCCTCCATTGCCACCACCACCGCAAGTCCAATGGGCATAGATTTGTTTACACTTGTAAaggatatatccaatatataagtcaacctatccacatagagaacatatactactccaaAGACACATCAACACAACtaggcatctagcgcaatggtgaagacAGTCTATTCCTTGCTCTGGCTCTCGGGTTCAACTCCCAGGTCTCATGGTttttctagtttgaatttattaaaccctggcaacaacaagtgacatgcaagacatcgggtcccataggtcggatggagaaagggtccacgagtgacacgcaagccgttgggtcccacagatcggatggagaaagggtccacaagtgacacgcaagccgccaggtcccataggtcagatgaagatggaggagggttctataggtacacgtgacacgcaagctgtcaggtcccacaggtcggatggtgATGGAAAAAGGTGTCGTTGGGTCCCACACATTAGACACatgacacgcaagccgtcggatcccacaggtcggatggagatggagaaaggtgtcatcgggtcccacaagtcagatggagaagggtccaccAGCACAGGTGACACAGAAGCCATTGGATCCTACAGGTcggatcactactacagaaacatttttaggggcggctcataacCCTTTATAGGGGCAGTTTGGcaagccgcccctaccaaaccatctctacaaattatgcatttgtaggggcggttctcaggccgcccctacaaattaatttgtaggggcggctgtagtactagcCGCCGCTATAATACCTGCTTGTAGGGGCGGTTTAgtctagaaccacccctacagtatGTTATCCCGccaaaaaattcaaattcaaccagaacactgtttgtttccgcatattccatccagcgttcgtgtTGCTGAATGCCTcgtgaccaacgttccgaactatgtttgcgttgccgaatgccccacGACCAATgttccaaaccgcgttcgcgttgccgactACCCCGCGACCAGTGTTCTGAACcacgttcgtgttgccgaacgccccgcgaccagcgttacGAACCAATATcaaattatataaactacaagcacaagagtattatataaactacaattacaagtccaattcataagaatatatacaatccatcattaaatagacataatccacaaggtaaaaccaatgtcaaattacatacacattgttatcaatgtcctagagctagcctttcagtctcatgaaggtgttggtactgaggatttctacctaagtcagactctcgatcatggtaggcgcctttaacgtgtacaatctggtccaatatgaagttgcaaaggtcaccgacgagctctaagagttggtcatccttgtatgggtctcttttcatttctttctcttctttccactataagagaacaagtttcggtttagtatttcataccatgtatgaagtttttatactatgggtgaagaggttcaaacttacccttaaggggtgtctcctgtaagcaccagtgttactcatcatagaacatatatagtatccataatgtacactcctaggcttttgctttgggcactgtgtgttttgcatatgaaaatgttaagtaatgcttttgacagccatgtaatgtagtactgaagaagtaagttacacttaccgcacataatgtttttatagccagcttttccttccttgctgaatcatgccttccgtgatgtgtagtgacatagaatctaaatgccctgttcgaattattttagcaaatacaatttgttagtatccaaaagtgaacattaTAAGCATGTAtacaaatatataagctaatgaggattgtcgatatgtatatgtcttgagaatcgatatgaagtctttgtatgtcactaggtccctatctattgaatcaaagacccatgccatactcctcccgacatcgatggctatacaaatccagtggttgctgcatggatttaatcatagaactagataatctcttttgcatcgaataaaatatatcaaacaaagctttaagtataaagttgaacttactcgaagttgtatggtagccatatagtagagtgttgtaggagaattttgaaagctagggcaatgtatgtcgcaaccttaagggactcttcccttagtacagatgtgctctttctcccaaagagtctttgcagcagctagctctttgccaTCCAGTTTTcactatttagggtaattaaatttgtttgggctatggcttgagggtctatatacccggctttcacacttggcatttgtttgacaatgtgcacttgcattctacaaatcatggcatgggttagttacaacaaaattcaaagattacattcatatcatatcgggagaataaggacttataggcaccatgtgcgaattagattcatctccattgctcctagttgaaagcatgtctgcatgtcattgaagtcacaGACAATTTTTctagctgggcttccaaatgtgtcagtggggaagcatgcttgtatgaggtctatgctcattgggagaacacgcaagtaccaatcatggtaccttctcattccaagtggtagacgCTAGATGTCccgatttggtaggaagggcttgcctctttcatatgttttcgggcaatcctttgaccatttgatggcatcaacatttggatactgctttgtaatttggtggagtttgctagtgacggcctcctcagaaccccatgatgggacttttttaacttggttctcaggcttgaactggtcatgggaataccacttggacaccgatgagacgtctttcatcggaacataaactgaccttatggtgattggatgcttctttcgaagttcccatttaggcatgtcctcatcttcttgtgcatcaccttcttcaggaggcactagttattcatgtatcggttgtgcttgttgagaagactatggcatctcatcatgcacttgctcggtacgagctagagaaggcacatgctcgataggaggcggggaagaatgtggcatctcagaaatgtggtggtcacaagacggtgaaaatatctccccgacctcaacaactcggtccaaatttgggagagggagaggcggcgaagaagcagtcaatataatgtcccatttgtgccagaggatgaactgccccattacatcttcgagtaacaccagcccctcagaagttgcgtagtctatcctccactgcatgaactcggggttcacagtatgcacctcgaccctagtgtagtctggtggtatcttattattgtggtgtaagccatcgggaggatgtgccacatccgttgccacctccatcacaatgttctgtcggccgctgagaaacaccaaggtgcaactagttggttctcgTATGCGATCGACAGGGGTTGTGgctatagtggaaccttggctactaggaaatctaaaattgagcttcagctacctatcccatagttcattctttttgttctctggtaccactttccagttagggattgttgggttcaatttatctcttactagggccctgatcacattatggaatcatcctcttaattcctttggctcaaggatctcccctgctggcccaacctccgctatcacatagcatgccttatctagatatagatttacTTTTCTATCCTCTCATTTcttcttaggcttggtagtcatggttgtgtcttgaggttgtggagcagaggcatcgtgatccatctctgtggctgttgcctctgctctcctttcctctactccgtcttgtccagcgagatgtcgccgACATCGACATTGTCTTTTTCGAGTTCCAGGAAGGACCTATATATATGATAGgccaaagtgttagcagaggtaacacagccaaagctttagcaaaatttacaagctaaggcttttttcctacctcctcgttcggaacaaaatccttgtccaaatcttccacCGTTGGCCTctttctggcttcacatgggaaaggatcctcgggacttacatatccctcttctgagtcatcatcatcatcaacctcttcttcttcgcatTCAGCAGccgctcctgctcttccttctgctcccccttcctcctcgtcacactgctcctgagtaaacatcacttctagatccttttctaactcgttattgaactgcacctgagtaagctggtcctctagtgcttgctcctcataggttgactgctcatcatgctcggggcattgggctgcactgtctggtgtccgtgacattatttcgtgctttgttctaatagatgcaagaaagtatgctttaggtacgtgagaaggtataagaaatcaaaaaggtctataaaccaaagtagtcctataaaacaacaatatatcaaaaaaacgagtagtaacagtagtagaggcctcaaaaacatgtcaatcatcatctgatcttgaacttggagcatcaaggcttcataacagagaagagaggagaaggtaatgtaggggcggctactaatgatgccaagttcctcacaagttcttgatcatcagctcatattccatataatgtatggacttagaaaatttcatcaTCGGAAAAAcaaaggagagaagaggagaggggagatttggcaaaaaaaaaaagcagcagctgcttaacaaacatagagaggaaaaggtgtaaaaaagcagttgatgcttcccaaacatagaggataggaaaaatagTTAAAAAAcagttgactgctgccacatggttggaagacccctgcatatcaaaatctggtaacttagatgtggtaaataatggattagagtagaggaggagtaatagtagatagaacacaccatggtagaagtgagccacttagtaccagccacttagtagtatagggaagtgagtagagtagcagccagcagctagggaagagaatagagtagcagccagcagctagggaagagagtagaagccacttagtagtatagggaagagggcagagcagcagccaacactagagtagtatagagtagtagtagaacagtagttgtagtagtagtagtagtagtaggatagTAGTATAGAAGTAGTAGCCAGCAGTGtagttaagagcagcagccaATGTGTTCTAGGAAATAAAGCCATTAATAAGAACAATGTGCAAAACAATGTGTCTAGTGGCGCACGTAAAAAAAGGCGAAAGATCTGTTATGCCAATGTGTTCCAGGAAATAAAGCCATTAATAAGAGATGAGAGAGATATAGTTACATATTTAAGAAAAAAATAAATCTGCTGCAAGTAGAAGTATCGAGCTACAATTAGAGATGAGAGAGATATAGAGTTTAGTATGGGAGAGAGGCTGAAGAATGCTGCAGATATTTAAAAAAGTGATGGAGTGTATTAAGGGTTCGATTTATGGACAGGCTCGTGTTTGGGGAGAAGAGAGCAGAGTCTGAAATTTATGAGAGATAGAGGTGTTCTGATGCAATTAGAGAGGAGAAGTGATAGACTGCAGTAGATGCAACAAGGCAATGGAGTGATAGTTTGGGAAATGTGATAGAATACAAGCATCAGTAGTACCATGTTGACAAGGTGGGAGGTGCTGTTAAGTAAAGAGGGCCTTAATTTCTATGGCAAGTGAGAGTTATGCAGTAGAAAGTATTAGAAGAAGCAAGCAGGGTCTAAAATTTATGGGAGACAGTGTGCTGCAGTTAGAAAGAAGTGATATACAAATTAGTATACAGTTGCATTGATGAGTAGGGTATGGGCACAAGAGGTGACAGTGAATTTTTTAGTGGAGGTGCTGCAGTTGTATACAGTGTGCTGTAGTTGTATACCGTAACGAGTTCTTGAATCTTGTCAGAACAATATGCTGTTGCAATGGATATATCTGTTTTTCTTAGGTCTGCATTGGATATTTCTGTTTTTCTTATGTCTGCCCAGCTTATTTTGTTGTTCTTGAATCAAGTGAATAATGTTCTGACCTGGATGGATATTTCTGTTTTTTCTTAGGTCTGCAATGGACTACAGCTCTGATGAGTCATCAGAGCTAAGTGAGACTGATATTGATGACTATGCTGAGAAGTTATACGTGGACCTCAAGTCTGGCAAGTTTGTGGCAAGGCTGGGTAGTGACAGGTTCAGGTGCCCATTCTGTCCAGGGAAGAAGAAGCAGGACTACCGTTACAACGAGCTGCTTCAGCACGCTGTTGGGGTGGGCGCATCCATCCGTGCTGCAAAGGTGAAGGCAAACCACCAGGCCCTAGAGAAACTTCTCAAAGAGGACCATGCTGATGCGGCAGCCACATTGCCACCACGGCAGGCTATTGCGCTTAGTAACCCTCCAAAGCCAGTGCAAGATCTGGAAGTGTTTGTTTGGCCCTGGATTGGGTTCAAGAATGCCTTAGCATTCCATAACTATTTCAAGTCACAGCGCTTGGGTAAACTGGAATGGAAGGAAACAAAGCAACATGTAAAATATGTGTTTGGATGGCTGGCAAAAGAAGAGGATTACAAATCAGGTGACCCAGTTGGTAGGTTCTTGTCAGCAAATGGTGACCTCAAGACAGTGTCTGAATTGGAACAAGAGATGTCCAGCAAGACTGACAATCTCATAGCTAATTT
The sequence above is drawn from the Miscanthus floridulus cultivar M001 chromosome 15, ASM1932011v1, whole genome shotgun sequence genome and encodes:
- the LOC136507263 gene encoding protein INVOLVED IN DE NOVO 2-like; protein product: MGTREQYAVAMDISVFLRSALDISVFLMSAMDYSSDESSELSETDIDDYAEKLYVDLKSGKFVARLGSDRFRCPFCPGKKKQDYRYNELLQHAVGVGASIRAAKVKANHQALEKLLKEDHADAAATLPPRQAIALSNPPKPVQDLEVFVWPWIGFKNALAFHNYFKSQRLGKLEWKETKQHVKYVFGWLAKEEDYKSGDPVGRFLSANGDLKTVSELEQEMSSKTDNLIANLTQQITAKSKYLQELECKCNQMNLSL